In a genomic window of Leptospira hartskeerlii:
- a CDS encoding WG repeat-containing protein — MALISDNPNVPRVVLAESIYDRSAFGLISIQKSYFDNGMIDSEGNIIVKPEYSNSNLFVYPTFLPIFWLQDHQISKVFLSKTLLRTFPGKVRVISTFDEEQIVVIQQQDQFAAFDFAGRDLISLRRGNYSGYAEGMFLIKIDEKYQFLDRNGKLLGNKTFEDAKMFSESLAPVKLRNKWGFFNIDGRWTIQATFDEAKRFQNGLAAVKVADQWGYIDRSGKFIIPPQFKDADEFTTGGIAKVLLPEGCQIVSKNGTLGPKGDYCYIKGNQLIYISSDGSERYVLFNERSGFAELGEVGESFPNYFSFQQNGRTGLVSPETGFVISPEYDSIRYNQTDELYILEKGDFTDVLNPDGSWFVRGAKGSIFGCKENICITVDRKTGRKGYIRSNLKKITENVFTYADSYSDGLAKVFREGNWEYIDITGKTTFKSVFKNSGNFFQGLAWFEQNGKFGYLDRNGKTQIPAEFNTAGNFSNSLAIARRDGQFGLIDIKGEFVISPIFEAIQLIEPKRYRVQFEKQFGILNLERCGL; from the coding sequence TTGGCATTAATTTCCGACAATCCCAATGTTCCACGTGTAGTATTGGCGGAATCCATCTACGATCGATCGGCATTTGGTTTGATATCGATTCAAAAAAGTTACTTCGATAACGGTATGATCGATTCAGAGGGAAATATTATAGTAAAACCAGAATATTCGAATAGCAATCTTTTTGTATATCCGACATTCTTACCGATATTTTGGCTCCAAGATCATCAAATATCTAAAGTTTTCCTTTCAAAAACTTTGTTACGGACTTTCCCCGGAAAAGTAAGAGTCATTAGTACCTTTGATGAGGAACAAATCGTTGTTATTCAACAGCAGGATCAATTTGCTGCCTTTGACTTTGCGGGAAGAGATTTGATATCCCTGCGTCGAGGGAATTATTCTGGATACGCAGAGGGAATGTTCTTAATTAAGATCGATGAAAAATATCAATTTCTGGATCGTAACGGGAAATTGCTTGGGAACAAAACTTTTGAAGACGCCAAGATGTTTTCAGAATCACTAGCACCAGTGAAATTAAGGAATAAATGGGGATTCTTTAATATTGATGGGAGGTGGACAATCCAAGCAACTTTCGATGAGGCAAAGCGGTTCCAAAACGGTTTGGCAGCAGTTAAGGTTGCCGACCAGTGGGGATACATAGATAGAAGCGGCAAATTTATAATTCCGCCACAGTTCAAAGATGCTGACGAATTTACAACGGGTGGTATAGCAAAGGTATTGCTGCCGGAAGGTTGCCAGATTGTTAGTAAGAACGGCACATTAGGACCGAAAGGCGATTATTGCTATATTAAAGGAAATCAATTAATTTATATCTCTTCGGATGGATCGGAACGTTATGTATTATTTAATGAACGCTCAGGGTTCGCTGAGTTAGGCGAAGTTGGAGAATCTTTTCCAAATTATTTTTCGTTCCAGCAAAACGGGCGGACCGGATTGGTTTCGCCGGAGACCGGTTTTGTAATATCTCCTGAATACGATTCTATTCGTTATAATCAGACTGACGAATTGTATATATTGGAGAAAGGCGACTTTACTGATGTTCTTAATCCGGACGGATCTTGGTTCGTACGCGGGGCAAAGGGAAGTATTTTCGGATGCAAAGAAAATATTTGTATCACCGTTGATCGAAAAACCGGGCGTAAGGGATATATTAGATCAAATTTAAAGAAAATAACCGAGAACGTATTTACATATGCTGATAGTTATTCCGACGGATTAGCAAAAGTTTTTCGAGAAGGTAATTGGGAATACATTGATATTACCGGGAAAACTACTTTTAAAAGTGTCTTTAAAAATTCGGGCAATTTTTTTCAAGGACTTGCTTGGTTCGAACAGAACGGTAAGTTTGGGTACTTAGATCGTAATGGGAAAACGCAAATTCCAGCAGAGTTTAACACTGCAGGAAATTTTTCCAACTCGTTAGCAATTGCCAGAAGAGACGGCCAATTCGGATTGATCGACATTAAAGGCGAATTTGTAATTTCTCCCATATTTGAAGCCATTCAGCTGATCGAACCTAAGCGATATCGAGTTCAATTTGAAAAACAATTTGGAATTTTGAATTTAGAGAGGTGTGGATTATGA
- a CDS encoding SH3 domain-containing protein encodes MKFKIQSVRDIFRIICVLFITAGFGFFCKKEVPNTGVEQKFFLKDTDGVYLLKYRSLLFDAYNENRKKETSYIKPENFEINSEEISACVRVDSNAKTIKFYLPLTEQSYDFQIASDSSFSIENDLQSLKVNMTTPTGEIPLTFKSNGLLDLPWAEGTRIVSLLGRPIKIETDCKGPMTMLSSDCRKPDDGILRYQANNKEGVDLREKPDANSAILEHLSNGSELEIVTKDFSEWMIPDAWIQVQTKFRKYGYVQRKEVKKRHYECYTANTKLNEIFDFVDSYSSFSIRPDYKARIGRYRNSKNELEWTCGINPSELEYYSCEFDTIKFAKEKVVFSYFFWGNDFARDENRKNKFTCEISREELLDFTPWNSELNVLNCQSAGSFAR; translated from the coding sequence ATGAAATTTAAGATCCAATCTGTCCGAGATATTTTTCGGATAATTTGTGTATTATTTATAACGGCTGGCTTTGGCTTTTTTTGTAAGAAAGAGGTGCCAAATACTGGAGTGGAACAGAAGTTTTTCCTTAAAGATACGGATGGTGTATATTTACTAAAATACCGATCTTTATTATTCGATGCGTATAATGAAAATAGAAAAAAAGAAACGAGTTATATTAAACCTGAGAATTTTGAAATTAATTCCGAAGAAATTTCCGCATGCGTTCGTGTAGACTCAAATGCGAAAACAATTAAGTTCTATTTACCTTTAACGGAACAATCTTACGATTTCCAAATTGCAAGTGATTCCAGTTTTTCAATCGAAAACGATTTACAATCTTTGAAAGTAAATATGACAACTCCAACTGGGGAAATTCCGTTAACTTTTAAGTCTAATGGATTATTAGATTTACCATGGGCAGAAGGGACCCGCATCGTTAGCCTTCTCGGTCGTCCAATAAAAATAGAAACAGACTGTAAGGGGCCGATGACAATGCTTAGTTCGGATTGTCGAAAGCCGGACGATGGGATATTACGATACCAGGCCAATAATAAAGAAGGCGTTGACCTTAGGGAGAAACCAGATGCTAATTCGGCAATTTTGGAACATTTGTCTAACGGTTCTGAATTAGAAATAGTAACGAAAGATTTTTCGGAATGGATGATTCCAGATGCTTGGATCCAGGTACAGACTAAATTTAGAAAATATGGATATGTTCAACGTAAAGAAGTGAAAAAAAGACATTATGAGTGCTATACTGCGAACACTAAATTGAACGAAATATTTGATTTTGTTGATAGCTATTCCTCCTTTAGCATTAGGCCTGATTATAAGGCTCGGATCGGTCGATATCGGAATTCTAAAAATGAATTAGAATGGACCTGTGGTATTAATCCATCTGAATTAGAGTATTATAGTTGCGAATTCGATACTATTAAGTTCGCAAAGGAAAAGGTTGTCTTTTCATACTTTTTTTGGGGCAATGACTTCGCTCGAGATGAAAATCGGAAGAATAAATTCACGTGTGAAATTTCCAGAGAAGAATTGTTAGATTTTACTCCATGGAACTCAGAGCTCAATGTACTCAATTGTCAATCGGCTGGAAGTTTTGCTCGTTGA
- a CDS encoding metal-dependent hydrolase, whose translation MSVKAEKKERTIKPINGDSPTVRKMDFEGLDQLSDYYVAGNSFLTHTVNAYHVIFPEGERFFIKSVKAFADQVKDPALQNSIKGFIGQEVQHGKEHEKALEMLEKQGRPVSKILNFYVKTAYGFFWPALEFIFGKKLKLAVTAGLEHYTASLGEVTLRFGLHEQAEGEMRNLLLWHACEEIEHKSVAYDVLQTVSKSYILRTFGFIVASIMFWGYAFTLQHMFIFADPKIGFKRYFSDLIAAGSYARVVVVEVGKLAFLYFKPGFHPNQTGGYDLANAALATI comes from the coding sequence ATGTCAGTGAAGGCAGAAAAGAAAGAACGGACTATTAAGCCGATCAATGGTGATTCTCCAACCGTTCGTAAGATGGACTTTGAAGGGTTGGACCAATTATCAGATTATTATGTGGCAGGGAATTCTTTTCTGACCCATACGGTTAACGCATACCATGTGATCTTTCCGGAAGGAGAAAGATTTTTTATTAAAAGTGTAAAAGCTTTCGCGGATCAAGTGAAGGATCCTGCATTACAAAATAGTATTAAAGGTTTTATTGGGCAAGAAGTACAACACGGAAAAGAGCATGAAAAAGCTTTAGAGATGTTGGAAAAACAAGGACGCCCAGTTTCTAAGATCCTGAATTTTTACGTGAAGACTGCTTACGGATTCTTCTGGCCTGCTTTGGAATTTATCTTCGGTAAAAAGTTGAAACTTGCGGTGACAGCAGGTTTGGAACATTATACCGCTTCCTTGGGAGAAGTTACTCTAAGATTCGGACTTCATGAACAAGCGGAAGGAGAAATGAGAAATCTACTTCTTTGGCACGCATGTGAAGAGATTGAGCATAAATCTGTTGCTTATGATGTTCTGCAAACAGTTTCTAAAAGTTATATTTTAAGGACCTTCGGATTTATCGTAGCCTCCATTATGTTCTGGGGATACGCATTCACTTTACAACATATGTTTATCTTTGCGGATCCTAAGATCGGATTCAAAAGATACTTTTCGGACCTTATTGCAGCAGGTTCTTATGCTAGAGTAGTCGTCGTAGAAGTCGGAAAATTAGCCTTCTTATACTTCAAACCGGGTTTCCATCCGAATCAAACCGGCGGTTACGATCTGGCTAACGCTGCATTAGCAACTATTTAA
- a CDS encoding metal-dependent hydrolase has protein sequence MSTQTKNKNLKSIDANSPTVRKMNFEGLENLPDHYIANNSFMTHTVNAYHILFPEGERFFIKSVKAFADQVKDPGLSSRVKSFIGQEVQHGKEHEKILEILKGQGRPITLMEKFYKWTAFSFFLPIFEFFFGKKLKLAVTAGLEHYTASMAEISIRNNFHDDAYGDMRSLLLWHACEEIEHKSVAYDVLQTVSKSHFLRIMGFIVASFMFWGYALSLQHWFLLTDKKVGFRKYFEDMKSARRIGRILYPQLFSAALLYFKKDFHPDQTGGYELANAALITI, from the coding sequence ATGAGTACCCAAACTAAGAATAAAAATCTAAAATCAATAGATGCAAATTCTCCTACTGTTCGTAAGATGAATTTCGAAGGTCTGGAAAATTTACCGGACCATTATATTGCAAATAACTCATTCATGACCCATACTGTGAATGCGTATCATATTCTATTTCCGGAAGGAGAGAGATTTTTTATCAAGAGTGTAAAAGCTTTTGCGGACCAAGTAAAAGATCCTGGTCTTTCTTCCAGAGTGAAATCTTTTATCGGACAAGAAGTGCAACACGGAAAAGAACACGAAAAGATCTTAGAGATCTTAAAAGGCCAAGGAAGACCTATCACTCTTATGGAGAAGTTTTATAAATGGACCGCTTTCAGTTTCTTCCTACCTATATTCGAGTTTTTCTTCGGTAAAAAACTGAAACTTGCAGTAACTGCGGGTCTGGAACATTATACAGCTAGTATGGCGGAAATTTCTATCCGCAATAATTTCCATGATGATGCATACGGAGACATGAGAAGCCTACTTCTTTGGCACGCTTGCGAAGAGATAGAGCACAAATCAGTTGCGTATGACGTTCTTCAAACGGTTTCTAAAAGTCATTTCTTGAGGATCATGGGATTCATTGTAGCGTCTTTCATGTTCTGGGGATATGCTTTAAGCTTGCAACATTGGTTCTTACTCACCGATAAGAAAGTGGGATTTCGTAAATATTTCGAAGATATGAAGTCTGCACGCAGGATCGGAAGGATCTTATATCCTCAACTTTTCAGCGCGGCGCTTCTATACTTTAAAAAAGATTTTCATCCGGACCAAACAGGCGGATACGAGCTTGCGAATGCGGCTCTGATAACTATCTAG
- a CDS encoding YciI family protein, with amino-acid sequence MKFFLIELEYLVPLEKLDQVVPAHREFLQTLYDIGTLLLSGPKEPRAGGMIIAKSISLEKISETMKGDPFAKLGYANYKYTEFHPVKHQTFLKSWLEA; translated from the coding sequence ATGAAATTTTTCCTGATCGAATTAGAATATTTAGTGCCCCTCGAAAAATTAGACCAAGTGGTCCCGGCTCATAGAGAGTTTTTGCAAACCTTGTATGATATTGGGACCCTTCTTCTTTCCGGACCAAAAGAACCTAGAGCTGGCGGAATGATTATTGCAAAATCTATCTCTTTAGAAAAGATCAGCGAAACAATGAAAGGAGATCCTTTCGCAAAATTAGGTTACGCAAATTATAAATACACCGAGTTCCATCCAGTCAAACACCAGACGTTCCTAAAAAGTTGGTTAGAAGCTTAA
- a CDS encoding fatty acid desaturase, which yields MKKNTELKETLGSVREIISDSSFDNPTYLGIAYFIRDLFFFSVTMFLLWNVETWYYLPFLWVFAGLSIASLFIIGHDACHGALFKSERLSYWIGQISMLPSLHAYNQWGYGHNRVHHGHTIKLKSDFVWHPVTPEQYKNFGIFRKAFHRLSWSAFGGGIYYLIEIWLKGMVLFTAPMKEALRDKLLMLTFAFGSAAAVFYFGGNTPNGYDLGLGTWFFLKVWLLPFISWNYFIGITVYVHHIRPEVPWKDANEWTPFYGQMRGTVNYHVPKLLNFFMHNIFIHSPHHVHMKIPFYKLGQALEEIKVHYGPYVVERKSIWKDYIESTSKCKLMDPGTGKWMTYSEAFNDEDESEPELETAAT from the coding sequence ATGAAAAAGAATACAGAACTGAAAGAAACTCTTGGAAGTGTAAGAGAGATTATCTCCGATAGCAGCTTCGACAATCCTACTTATCTAGGGATCGCATATTTTATCCGGGATCTATTTTTCTTCTCGGTCACCATGTTCTTACTTTGGAATGTAGAAACTTGGTATTATCTTCCTTTTCTTTGGGTATTTGCGGGACTTAGCATCGCTTCTCTTTTTATTATTGGACATGATGCTTGTCACGGAGCCTTATTCAAAAGCGAAAGACTTTCCTATTGGATCGGACAGATCTCAATGCTTCCTTCACTTCACGCGTACAATCAATGGGGTTATGGACATAATCGGGTCCACCACGGACATACGATCAAACTAAAAAGCGATTTCGTATGGCATCCGGTTACTCCAGAACAATATAAAAATTTCGGAATATTCAGAAAGGCATTCCATAGACTTTCCTGGTCTGCATTCGGAGGCGGGATCTATTATCTAATAGAGATTTGGTTAAAGGGAATGGTCCTTTTTACCGCTCCTATGAAAGAAGCTCTCAGGGATAAATTGCTCATGCTTACATTTGCATTCGGGTCTGCGGCGGCGGTTTTCTATTTCGGAGGAAATACTCCGAACGGGTACGATCTTGGATTAGGGACTTGGTTTTTCCTAAAAGTATGGCTTCTTCCTTTTATTTCTTGGAATTATTTCATCGGAATTACCGTATATGTGCATCATATTCGTCCGGAAGTTCCTTGGAAAGATGCGAATGAATGGACTCCTTTTTACGGGCAAATGAGAGGAACCGTAAATTATCACGTGCCTAAGTTGTTAAACTTCTTCATGCATAACATCTTCATTCACTCCCCTCACCATGTTCATATGAAAATTCCTTTCTACAAATTGGGCCAGGCTTTAGAAGAGATCAAAGTCCATTATGGACCTTATGTTGTGGAAAGAAAATCCATTTGGAAAGATTATATAGAATCTACATCCAAATGCAAACTTATGGATCCTGGCACAGGAAAATGGATGACCTACTCGGAAGCATTCAATGACGAGGATGAGTCGGAACCTGAATTAGAAACTGCTGCTACTTAA
- a CDS encoding UvrD-helicase domain-containing protein, protein MNLSQFSEAQQEIIGDRSRFLQVIAAAGSGKTSTLVGVVQSELSKGTSGEEILVLSFTRKAAGEIRERIKKKTGTDSVRVHTFHAFCLRALITWHPDFRNRRPSILTSSEKNRFFREWFRKESDIIGGIPYEILIGASTLPSNFPQSWKSPLLEDYKNFKRKEGKLDLDDLVTIFLDSLENGDPWTEIPKRSLKRILVDEFQDTDPEQLRFLKLLSEQSKILVVGDDSQGIYSFRKADIFNFLNFPEMFQPCTRKFLNTNYRSLPKIVDTSSIPISKNKNKIEKKVIAHRKGKAIVSRIRMDRIPEIFTYLGELYKRSGGELKILCRSNHRIREYLHVGVPPELLLTIHSAKGLEFHTVIVDLADGWNLRKDSPEQIKEEEHRVLYVALSRAKDCLIILGKKTSSGRETAEDLFFSYFNRDIPILKF, encoded by the coding sequence ATGAACCTTTCCCAATTCAGCGAAGCCCAACAAGAGATCATAGGAGATCGCTCCAGATTTTTACAAGTTATAGCCGCGGCAGGTTCCGGAAAGACCAGCACCTTAGTAGGAGTAGTACAAAGCGAACTCTCTAAAGGTACAAGCGGAGAAGAAATACTGGTCCTGAGTTTCACTCGAAAAGCAGCAGGTGAGATCAGAGAAAGGATCAAAAAGAAAACCGGTACAGATTCCGTAAGAGTACATACATTTCATGCATTCTGTCTAAGGGCATTGATCACCTGGCATCCTGATTTTCGGAATAGAAGACCTTCTATCCTAACCTCTTCCGAAAAGAACCGATTTTTTAGAGAATGGTTTCGTAAAGAATCGGATATTATCGGTGGAATTCCGTACGAAATTTTGATCGGAGCTTCTACATTACCTTCTAATTTCCCCCAATCTTGGAAAAGCCCTTTATTAGAAGATTATAAAAACTTCAAACGCAAAGAAGGAAAACTAGATCTGGATGATTTGGTCACGATCTTTTTGGATTCCTTAGAAAACGGGGACCCTTGGACTGAAATTCCGAAGAGAAGTTTAAAAAGGATCTTGGTGGACGAATTCCAAGACACTGATCCGGAACAACTTAGATTTTTGAAATTGTTGTCTGAACAATCCAAGATTTTGGTAGTCGGAGATGACAGCCAAGGAATTTACTCGTTCAGAAAAGCGGATATATTCAATTTTTTGAATTTTCCCGAGATGTTCCAACCTTGCACTCGAAAATTCCTGAACACAAATTATAGGTCTCTTCCAAAGATCGTAGATACTTCTTCCATTCCTATTTCTAAAAATAAGAACAAAATAGAGAAAAAGGTAATCGCTCATAGAAAAGGAAAAGCGATCGTTTCCAGGATTCGAATGGATAGGATCCCGGAAATATTTACTTATTTGGGAGAATTGTATAAACGAAGTGGAGGAGAATTAAAGATATTATGCCGTTCCAATCATAGGATCAGAGAATATTTGCATGTAGGAGTTCCGCCTGAATTATTGCTTACAATCCATTCTGCTAAAGGTTTGGAATTTCACACTGTGATCGTGGATTTGGCGGATGGTTGGAATCTTAGAAAAGATTCTCCCGAGCAGATAAAAGAAGAAGAACACAGAGTTCTATACGTTGCACTCTCCAGAGCTAAGGATTGTCTCATCATCCTGGGTAAAAAGACAAGTTCGGGCAGAGAAACCGCAGAAGACTTATTTTTCTCTTATTTTAATAGAGATATCCCGATCTTAAAATTTTGA
- a CDS encoding prohibitin family protein, with product MTRFQLLTKSLSLSALLSLSLLAGTGCYTNIRPGEAGLRYHPLTSGLQKDLLTNAIYFYAPWNDVVLYQTQWTSYKEKVDVLTRDDLTINVVAAVILRPVPGEIYNLQIEIGPDYYEKVVRPQFRTSVRNALSAYSMIKISKETPKVSQDIRQALGEKLRGKHVEIDDVIIDDIEYSRPILTAIEGKLTKEQEQEQMKFEINIAKKDAEITVIHAEAKAKSTVIEAEGTAQATVIEAQARAKAQKMIAAQLTKQYIQLKAFENPNTKLLFVPTGKDSLPMIINTPTDGPRPVDLPPAGDK from the coding sequence ATGACCAGGTTTCAATTATTAACAAAAAGTTTGAGTTTGTCTGCCCTTCTTTCCCTGAGCTTGCTCGCGGGAACAGGTTGTTATACAAATATTCGTCCGGGAGAGGCAGGGCTCAGATATCATCCTTTAACGAGCGGGCTCCAAAAGGATCTATTGACCAACGCAATTTATTTCTATGCTCCATGGAACGATGTAGTGTTGTACCAAACCCAATGGACCTCTTACAAAGAGAAAGTGGATGTTCTTACCAGAGATGATTTGACTATTAACGTCGTGGCAGCAGTCATTTTGAGACCCGTCCCAGGAGAGATCTATAATCTTCAAATAGAAATCGGTCCTGATTATTATGAAAAAGTGGTGCGGCCTCAGTTCAGGACATCGGTTCGTAACGCGTTATCCGCTTATAGTATGATCAAAATTTCCAAAGAAACACCTAAGGTATCCCAGGATATTCGCCAAGCGTTGGGAGAAAAGTTAAGAGGCAAGCATGTGGAAATAGACGATGTGATCATAGATGATATAGAATACAGCCGTCCCATCCTGACTGCGATAGAAGGTAAACTCACTAAAGAGCAAGAACAGGAACAAATGAAATTCGAGATAAATATAGCGAAGAAGGACGCGGAAATTACGGTGATCCACGCAGAAGCGAAAGCGAAATCCACTGTGATAGAAGCGGAAGGAACCGCTCAAGCTACAGTGATCGAAGCCCAAGCAAGAGCAAAAGCCCAGAAGATGATCGCGGCCCAGTTGACAAAACAATATATTCAACTAAAAGCTTTTGAAAATCCTAATACGAAACTTCTATTCGTTCCGACTGGGAAAGACTCTCTTCCTATGATCATAAATACTCCGACGGACGGTCCAAGACCTGTTGATCTGCCTCCTGCAGGAGATAAATAA
- a CDS encoding DedA family protein — protein METIKYLLDFFLHLENHLDALIIAYGTWIYLILFLIIFCETGLVVTPILPGDSLLFALGAFAARGSLDLGTLLILLIIAAILGDTVNYAIGHLAGEQILAKEKVPFLNKKHLEKAHRFYEIYGGKTIIIARFIPIVRTFAPFVAGIGSMTYTKFILYNIVGGVIWIAIFLFGGYKFGNLEFVQRNFKIVILAIIIISVMPAVIEFIRERRKAISREK, from the coding sequence TTGGAAACTATCAAATATCTTTTAGACTTCTTCTTGCATCTGGAAAATCATTTGGATGCATTGATCATTGCATACGGCACTTGGATCTATCTGATCTTATTCTTGATCATATTTTGTGAAACAGGTCTTGTTGTAACTCCTATACTTCCGGGAGATAGCTTGCTCTTTGCTTTAGGTGCATTTGCAGCCAGGGGAAGTTTGGATCTTGGGACATTACTCATCCTTCTTATCATCGCTGCGATCTTAGGCGACACAGTCAATTATGCGATCGGCCACCTAGCGGGAGAACAGATTCTCGCAAAGGAGAAGGTCCCCTTCTTAAATAAAAAACACCTCGAAAAGGCTCACCGTTTTTACGAGATATACGGCGGGAAGACAATCATTATTGCAAGATTCATCCCGATCGTAAGGACATTCGCTCCTTTCGTTGCAGGGATCGGAAGTATGACCTATACTAAATTCATTTTGTATAATATAGTCGGTGGAGTGATTTGGATCGCCATTTTCTTATTCGGCGGTTATAAATTCGGAAACCTGGAGTTCGTACAAAGGAACTTCAAGATCGTTATTCTTGCGATTATAATCATCTCTGTAATGCCTGCAGTGATCGAGTTTATAAGAGAAAGAAGAAAGGCGATATCTCGCGAAAAGTAA
- a CDS encoding adenylate/guanylate cyclase domain-containing protein — MKKVNDIYDAIREWFQAKKITSGLTQSESRPVRTTFYTQLSMFAVPTLLTISIYFNEPPETHLFSFIHYFLLIIPILFAFYLLRLRYYNLSAVITLIAVNYHLLALTMSQADDPAQLGFLLTSTLSFLMISKKFNTARIIISILPLVLFLFSQYYYKVLGGSGIFGPPRWVVPAEYLMPPLILLSFVFFLVVYQFVKAVDLAEAKLTEEHKKSEQLLLNILPEEIAQELKEKGVSEPRLYNSATVCFTDFKGFTQIAETLSPTELVAELDRCFSYFDSVMARHNLEKLKTIGDSYMFAGSIPESNSTHAVDCVMAALEIQAFMNQMKEIKANQGLPYWELRLGIHSGDLIAGVIGEKKFAYDVWSDTVNTASRCESSGIPGRINISGATYELVKDFFDCEYRGAVPAKNKGEIEMYFVNGLLADLRRAGEERIPNEEFRKRYNQL; from the coding sequence ATGAAAAAAGTAAATGATATATATGATGCGATCCGAGAATGGTTTCAGGCTAAAAAAATTACTAGTGGACTGACTCAATCCGAATCAAGGCCGGTCCGCACAACATTTTACACTCAATTGAGTATGTTTGCGGTCCCGACGCTGCTAACTATCTCAATATATTTTAACGAACCTCCTGAAACCCATCTTTTTTCTTTTATCCATTATTTCCTTCTTATCATTCCGATACTATTTGCATTTTATTTACTAAGATTACGTTATTATAATTTATCTGCGGTAATTACGTTAATCGCCGTTAATTATCACCTTTTAGCACTGACAATGTCTCAAGCGGATGATCCTGCACAGTTAGGGTTTCTACTTACTTCCACTTTGTCATTTCTAATGATCTCTAAAAAGTTTAATACTGCAAGGATCATAATCTCTATTTTGCCTTTAGTGCTTTTTCTTTTTAGCCAGTATTATTATAAAGTTTTGGGTGGGAGTGGGATCTTTGGTCCACCTAGATGGGTAGTACCGGCCGAGTATCTTATGCCCCCTCTGATATTGCTATCTTTTGTTTTTTTTCTGGTTGTTTACCAATTTGTGAAGGCGGTAGATTTGGCAGAAGCAAAGTTAACAGAAGAGCATAAAAAGTCGGAACAATTGCTTCTTAACATATTGCCGGAAGAAATTGCCCAAGAGTTGAAAGAGAAGGGAGTTTCAGAACCTCGTTTGTATAACAGCGCAACGGTTTGTTTTACCGACTTCAAGGGTTTCACTCAGATTGCTGAGACTCTATCGCCTACGGAACTCGTTGCAGAGCTAGATCGTTGCTTCTCGTATTTTGATAGTGTAATGGCTCGGCATAATCTAGAAAAACTCAAAACGATCGGGGACAGTTACATGTTTGCGGGTAGTATCCCGGAATCGAATAGTACACACGCTGTCGACTGCGTAATGGCTGCTCTGGAGATCCAGGCATTCATGAATCAAATGAAAGAAATCAAAGCGAACCAGGGCCTACCATACTGGGAGCTTCGACTCGGGATCCACTCGGGTGATTTGATAGCAGGTGTAATTGGTGAGAAGAAGTTTGCATACGACGTTTGGAGCGATACGGTCAATACTGCAAGCAGATGTGAATCATCAGGTATTCCCGGCCGTATCAATATTTCCGGTGCCACATATGAACTAGTAAAAGATTTCTTCGACTGCGAATATAGAGGCGCTGTGCCTGCCAAAAACAAAGGAGAGATCGAAATGTACTTTGTAAATGGTCTTCTGGCGGATCTTCGACGAGCAGGAGAAGAGCGGATCCCGAACGAAGAATTCCGCAAACGATACAATCAACTTTAA
- a CDS encoding ArsR/SmtB family transcription factor, with product MQNLDSTFAALADSTRRAILMRLAKEDLTVMELAKPFKMSQPAISRHLKVLEDAGLISTTVRAQARPRRLETAPLKKATEWIEKYRQMWEKRYQSLDGLLEELQTMQTKGDH from the coding sequence ATGCAAAATCTCGATTCTACTTTTGCCGCACTTGCTGACTCTACTCGCCGGGCCATACTCATGCGCCTAGCGAAAGAGGACCTAACCGTCATGGAGCTCGCTAAACCCTTTAAAATGAGCCAGCCGGCTATTTCGCGGCATCTCAAAGTTTTGGAGGATGCAGGTCTTATCTCAACCACGGTAAGAGCGCAGGCACGTCCTCGCCGACTCGAAACTGCGCCGCTCAAAAAAGCGACAGAATGGATTGAGAAATACCGCCAGATGTGGGAGAAGCGCTATCAATCACTGGATGGGCTACTCGAAGAATTGCAGACCATGCAAACAAAAGGAGATCATTAA